The Streptomyces sp. NBC_00454 DNA segment CCCCCGCGTAGGCCTGGTAGGGCCTGCCTCCCTTGCCCGTGATGTCACCCGTCAGGCCTTGGGCGGTGTAGACCTGGATGCCCGGTTCCGTGGTGAGCACGTCCATGCGGCGGCCGGACGCGGGGGCGTACAACACGGCGGCCTGGCGGGGACGGGCCCGCCGGTCGCCGTCGAGGACCCAGTTGTGGTCGAAGCCGCCACCCGCGAGGGCCAGTTGCGCATCCGTATAGGTCAGTACGTCGGAGAGCCGCCGGGGCCGACGAAGGTCGAACGGGGTACCGCTGACCGAGCGGTGGGGGCCGTCGGGGATCAACTCGCTGTCGACGGGGGTGTAGAGCGGGGCCGCGACCTGGAGATGGTGGGCCAGGACGTTGCCGCGCCCCTCCCCTTCGAGGTTCCAGTAGGCGTGGTTGGTGAGGTTCACGATCGTCGGCGCGTCGGCGACCGCCTGGTACGACAGGGTCAGGTTGTCGTCCCGGTCCAGCGTGTAGGTGACGCGGACGTTGAGGGCGCCGGGGAATCCCTGGTCGCCGTCGGGACTGTGCAAGAACAGACGGACACCGGTGCGGTGTGCGGAGTGGAAGGGTTCGCACCGCCACACGCGCTGGTCGAACCCGTCGGGACCGCCGTGCAGCGTGTGCCCGGTCTCCTGGGTGGCGAGCCGGTGGGTGACGCCGTCGACGACGAGCCGGCCGCCGGCGATCCGGTTGGCGTAACGGCCCACCGTCGCGCCGAAGTAGCGTGCGGAGCCCTCGAAGGCGCCGGGGTCGCCGGCGGCGAGCACCACGTCGGCGGTGTGGCCCCAGCGGTCCGGCAGGATCAGGGAATGGAGGCGGGCGCCGCGCGTGTGGACCTCCGCGCAGGCCCGGCCGGGGAAGCCGAACCGCCACCTCTCCCCCGGCCCTTCATCGTCCAGGCGCAGGGGGCGGACCGCCCGCGGACCGGCGGCAGTCTGCCCGCGCTCGGCGGCCTGATCGACAGTTTCGTATGCGTGTTCCATGGCGGTATTCCCTGGAAGTCGGTCCACCGGGGGGGCGCGCCGGGAAGCTCTGTGATCGCGGCGCGCGAACGCGGTGGCACGGGCAGATGGGCTGCGGAGCCGGGCCGGAGTCAGTCGGTGGCGGGGCGGCGGCCGCTCATCAGACGTTGCAGCACGATGAACACGAGCAGCAGGGCGCCGATGACGATCCGGGTCCACCAGGAGCTGAGCGTGCCCTGGAAGTTGACGACCGTCTGGATCATGCCGAGGACGAGCACGCCGAGGGCGGTGCCCAGGACGAAGCCGGAACCGCCGGTCAGCAGCGTGCCGCCGATCACGGTGGCTGCGATCGCGTCGAGTTCCATGCCCATGGCGTGGAGTGCGTAGCCGGAGAGCATGTAGAAGGTCAGCAGCAGGCCGCCGAGTGCGGAGCACAGGCCGCTGACGGCGTATACGGCGATCTTGGTGGAGCCCGCCGGAAGACCCATCAGGCGTGCGGAGGACTCGTTGCCGCCCAGCGCGTACACGTTGCGGCCGAAGCGCGTGTGGTGCAGTACGACGAAGGCGATCACCAGCACGGCCAGGGCGATGACGACCGGGATCGAGACGAACAGGCCCCCCGGGCCGTACAGCCGGGTCTGCGCGATCGCGGCCGTGGTGGGGTCGCTGATCGTGATGGATTCGGTGCTGATCGTGTAGCAGAGCCCGCGGGCGAGGAACATGCCGGCCAGGGTGACGATGAACGGCTGGATCTCGAAGGTGTGGATGATCCAGCCCATGAGGGTCCCGCTCGCGGCGCCGACCAGCAGGACGAGGGGATGACGGCGGCCAGGGGCCAGCCGTGCGACTCGACCAGCCAGGCGGTGATCATGGTCGACAGGGCCACCATGGAGCCGACGGACAGATCGATGCCGCCGGTGAGGATGACGAAGGTCGCCCCGACCGCGACGACCAGGAGGAATCCGTTGTCGATCAGCAGGTTCAGTACGACTTGCGTGGAGAGGAAGCCCTCGTAGCGCACCGATCCGACGCTGAACATGACGACCAGCAGGACGGCCGTGACGATCAGTGGGATACGGGTGCGGGTGCGCGGCGACACGGTCGCGAAGGGGCGGGTGAGGTGCGCGGCGGCGCTCGCGATGCCGGTGCTCATGCGCCTGCCTCCTGCTGCTGCGGGGCGGCGCCCGCTGCGGTGTGGGATCGGGGAGTGGTCGTCCTGCGGCGGCGCAGTACCTTGGCCCGGAAGACCGGGGACTGCACGAGGCAGACGACGATGACGACGAATGCCTTGAAGACGAGGGTGGTCTCGGGCGGGACGCCGAGGGTGTAGACGGTGGTGGACAGGGTCTGGATGATCAGGGCGCCCAGGACGGTGCCGCCGAGGGAGAAGCGCCCTCCGGTCAGGGCGGTACCACCGACGACCACGGCGAGGATCGCGTCGAGTTCGATCCACAGGCCGGCGTTGTTGCCGTCGGCGCTGGAGACGTTGGAGCTGATCATCAGCCCGGCGACGGCGGCGCACAGCGCGCTGAAGACGTAGACCAGGGCGAGCAGACCGCCGGCCCGGATGCCGACCAGGCGGCTGGCGGCGGGGTTGCCGCCGACGGACTCGATCAGCATGCCGAGTGCGCTGCGACGGGTGACGAAGGCGGTGAGCGCGACGAGGGCGGCCGCCAGGAGTACGGCGAAGGGGAAGGTGAGCCAGTAGCCGCCTCCGATCATCTTGTAGGGGGCGCTGGTCACCGTGATGATCTGGCCGTCGGTGATCAGCTGGGCGACACCGCGTCCCGCGACCATGAGGATCAAGGTGGCCACGATGGGCTGCACCCCCAGCCCGGACACCAGGAAGCCGTTGGCCAGGCCCAGTACGAGGGCGACGCCGAGGGCTAGGCCGACGGCCGTGAGCGTGGTGGCGACGCTGCCGGGGTGTGCGGCGGTGGAGATGTGCCCGCAGGCGAGGGCGCCGGCGATGGCGACGGTGGAGCCCACCGAGAGGTCGATGCCGCGGGTGGCGATGACCAGGGTCATGCCGAGCGCCACCAGGATGAGGGGCGCACCGAACTGCAGGATGTCGATGAGGCTGCCGTAGAGGTGTCCGTCGCGTATGCGGACGGAGAAGAAGTCGTGGTGGAACGCGAGGTTGCCGAGGAGCAGGGCGAGCAGGATGAGCGCGGGCCACAGCAGGCGGTGGCCGGCCAGTCGTCTCCCGATTCCGCCGGCCGCCTCGGAC contains these protein-coding regions:
- a CDS encoding aldose epimerase family protein — encoded protein: MEHAYETVDQAAERGQTAAGPRAVRPLRLDDEGPGERWRFGFPGRACAEVHTRGARLHSLILPDRWGHTADVVLAAGDPGAFEGSARYFGATVGRYANRIAGGRLVVDGVTHRLATQETGHTLHGGPDGFDQRVWRCEPFHSAHRTGVRLFLHSPDGDQGFPGALNVRVTYTLDRDDNLTLSYQAVADAPTIVNLTNHAYWNLEGEGRGNVLAHHLQVAAPLYTPVDSELIPDGPHRSVSGTPFDLRRPRRLSDVLTYTDAQLALAGGGFDHNWVLDGDRRARPRQAAVLYAPASGRRMDVLTTEPGIQVYTAQGLTGDITGKGGRPYQAYAGVALETQHFPDSPNRPDYPTVLLRPGELYRSTTIHSFTTVTA
- a CDS encoding ABC transporter permease, which codes for MTTQPAKSEAAGGIGRRLAGHRLLWPALILLALLLGNLAFHHDFFSVRIRDGHLYGSLIDILQFGAPLILVALGMTLVIATRGIDLSVGSTVAIAGALACGHISTAAHPGSVATTLTAVGLALGVALVLGLANGFLVSGLGVQPIVATLILMVAGRGVAQLITDGQIITVTSAPYKMIGGGYWLTFPFAVLLAAALVALTAFVTRRSALGMLIESVGGNPAASRLVGIRAGGLLALVYVFSALCAAVAGLMISSNVSSADGNNAGLWIELDAILAVVVGGTALTGGRFSLGGTVLGALIIQTLSTTVYTLGVPPETTLVFKAFVVIVVCLVQSPVFRAKVLRRRRTTTPRSHTAAGAAPQQQEAGA